The Leucoraja erinacea ecotype New England chromosome 22, Leri_hhj_1, whole genome shotgun sequence genome includes a region encoding these proteins:
- the LOC129708036 gene encoding potassium voltage-gated channel subfamily A member 3-like, with amino-acid sequence MEIALLRLEEGEAAAAAAGGRCAGSGGGGGIWWEQEGGMGEPGAGAGAGGRPDECSERVVINVAGLRYETRLATLSQFPDSLLGDPLQRLRYFDPLRNEYFFDRSRPCFDGILYFYQSGGRVRRPVNVSIDMFADEIRFYRLGPEAMERFGEDEGFIKEKERQLPRREFQKQLWLLFEYPESSNPARCIAIVSVLVIVISIIIFCLETLPEFRDDRHNNYNRTANGTRGSTGDSLSDPFFIVETTCVVWFTMELLVRFFSCPSKPVFARDIMNIIDIVAIIPYFITLGTEMAEQQANGQQAMSLAILRVIRLVRVFRIFKLSRHSKGLQILGQTLKASMRELGLLIFFLFIGVILFSSAVYFAEADDPRSNFSSIPDAFWWAVVTMTTVGYGDMKPITVAGKIVGSMCAIAGVLTIALPVPVIVSNFNYFYHRENDNEEQAKYLIDKVEVESSISEDLKKSRNSIGNHLENGDGVNHGPGTHCKANSTPDIRKSLYALCMIPNTETDL; translated from the coding sequence ATGGAGATCGCCTtgctgaggttggaggagggcgaggcggcggcggcggcggcgggcggCAGGTGTGCGGGCAGCGGCGGAGGAGGAGGGATCTGGTGGGAGCAGGAGGGCGGCATGGGCGagccaggggctggggctggggctggggggcgGCCGGACGAGTGCAGCGAGCGGGTGGTGATTAACGTGGCGGGGCTGCGCTACGAGACCCGGCTCGCTACCCTCAGCCAGTTCCCGGACAGCCTCCTGGGCGACCCGCTGCAGCGGCTGCGCTACTTCGACCCGCTGCGCAACGAGTACTTCTTCGACCGCAGCCGTCCCTGCTTCGACGGCATCCTCTACTTCTACCAGTCGGGCGGCCGAGTCCGCAGACCCGTCAACGTCTCCATCGACATGTTCGCCGACGAGATCCGCTTCTACCGCCTGGGACCCGAGGCCATGGAGCGCTTCGGGGAGGACGAGGGCTTCATCAAGGAGAAGGAGCGGCAGCTTCCTCGCCGCGAGTTCCAGAAGCAGTTGTGGCTCCTGTTCGAGTATCCCGAGAGCTCCAACCCGGCCCGCTGCATCGCCATCGTGTCCGTGTTGGTCATCGTCATCTCCATCATCATCTTCTGCCTGGAGACCCTGCCCGAGTTCCGCGACGACAGGCACAACAACTACAACCGCACGGCCAACGGAACCAGGGGCTCGACGGGGGACAGCCTCAGCGACCCCTTCTTCATCGTGGAGACCACCTGCGTGGTGTGGTTCACCATGGAGCTGCTGGTGCGCTTCTTCTCCTGCCCCAGCAAGCCGGTCTTCGCCAGGGACATCATGAACATCATTGACATCGTGGCCATCATCCCCTACTTCATCACCCTGGGCACCGAGATGGCTGAGCAACAAGCCAACGGGCAACAAGCCATGTCCTTGGCCATCCTCAGGGTCATCCGGCTGGTCCGAGTGTTCCGCATCTTCAAGCTCTCCAGGCACTCCAAGGGTCTCCAGATCCTGGGCCAGACCCTCAAGGCCAGCATGAGGGAGCTGGGTCTTCTCATCTTCTTCCTCTTCATCGGGGTCATCCTCTTCTCCAGCGCTGTCTACTTCGCCGAggccgatgaccccaggtcaaaTTTCTCCAGCATCCCCGACGCCTTCTGGTGGGCAGTGGTCACCATGACCACCGTGGGCTATGGGGACATGAAGCCCATCACCGTGGCGGGCAAAATCGTGGGGTCCATGTGCGCCATCGCCGGGGTGTTGACCATCGCGCTGCCCGTGCCCGTCATCGTGTCCAACTTCAACTACTTCTACCACCGGGAGAACGACAATGAAGAACAAGCCAAGTACCTTATCGACAAAGTCGAAGTTGagagcagcatctcagaagatctGAAGAAGAGCAGAAACTCCATTGGCAACCATTTAGAGAACGGCGATGGGGTGAATCATGGCCCAGGGACACACTGCAAAGCCAACAGCACCCCGGACATCAGGAAGTCATTATACGCACTTTGTATGATTCCCAACACTGAAACAGACTTGTAG